In Shouchella patagoniensis, the following are encoded in one genomic region:
- the gap gene encoding type I glyceraldehyde-3-phosphate dehydrogenase, with protein sequence MATKIGINGFGRIGRNVFRAALNNPNVEVVAINDLTDANMLAHLLKYDTVHGVLDVKVEAKDNSLVVDGKEIFVSAERNPADIGWGDRGVEVVVESTGFFTKRADAAKHIEAGAKKVIISAPASDEDITVVMGVNEDKYDADNHHVISNASCTTNCLSPFAKVLNDKFGIRRGLMNTVHSYTNDQQILDLPHKDYRRARAAAENIIPTSTGAAKAVALVLPELKGKLNGAAMRVPTPNVSLVDLVAELDKDVTAEEVNAALKEAAEGDLKGILAYSEDPLVSQDYNGNPHSSTIDALSTMVMEGNMVKVISWYDNESGYSNRVVDLVDYIASKGL encoded by the coding sequence ATGGCAACAAAAATTGGTATTAACGGATTTGGTCGTATTGGACGTAACGTATTTCGTGCAGCGCTAAATAACCCGAATGTAGAGGTAGTGGCAATTAATGATCTTACAGATGCAAACATGCTCGCTCACCTTTTAAAGTATGACACTGTTCATGGTGTACTAGATGTAAAAGTAGAAGCAAAAGATAATTCTCTTGTTGTAGATGGCAAAGAAATCTTTGTTTCTGCAGAGCGTAACCCTGCTGATATTGGTTGGGGAGATCGTGGAGTAGAAGTAGTTGTTGAATCAACTGGTTTCTTTACAAAGCGTGCTGATGCTGCTAAGCATATTGAAGCAGGCGCCAAAAAAGTAATTATTTCTGCACCAGCTTCTGACGAAGATATTACAGTAGTAATGGGTGTAAACGAAGATAAATATGATGCAGATAACCACCACGTTATCTCAAATGCATCTTGTACAACTAACTGCTTGTCACCATTTGCGAAAGTACTTAACGACAAGTTTGGTATCCGTCGCGGTTTGATGAACACTGTTCACTCTTACACGAATGACCAACAAATCCTTGATCTTCCACACAAAGACTACCGTCGTGCCCGTGCAGCTGCCGAGAACATTATCCCAACTTCTACTGGAGCGGCAAAAGCAGTAGCGCTTGTTCTTCCAGAGCTTAAAGGTAAGTTGAACGGTGCAGCAATGCGTGTGCCTACTCCAAACGTATCTCTTGTTGATTTAGTAGCGGAGCTTGATAAAGACGTAACTGCTGAAGAAGTAAATGCGGCACTTAAAGAAGCGGCTGAAGGTGACCTTAAAGGAATCCTTGCTTACTCTGAAGACCCGCTTGTATCTCAAGATTATAATGGTAACCCGCATTCTTCTACCATCGATGCTCTTTCTACAATGGTAATGGAAGGCAATATGGTTAAAGTTATCTCTTGGTACGACAATGAGTCTGGTTACTCGAACCGTGTTGTAGATCTTGTTGACTACATCGCTAGTAAAGGACTTTAA
- a CDS encoding phosphoglycerate kinase, translated as MNKKTLHDYEFKGKTVFCRVDFNVPMKDGVITDVTRIKAAIPTIKYLSEQGARVLLASHLGRPKGEVVEELRLAPVATRLGELLGKEVHAIKEAHGTIAKEAAAALQDGEVALLENVRFYAGEEKNDGELAKAFASLADIYVNDAFGAAHRAHASTEGIAHHLPSAAGFLMEKELDVLGKALENPERPFTAVIGGAKVKDKIGVIDNLLEKVDNLIIGGGLAYTFVKAQGYEVGKSLLEEDKIDLAKTFMQKAKDKGVNFYMPEDVVVADDFSDDANTKEVAITDIPSDWEALDIGPKTRETYAKVLKESKLVIWNGPMGVFELDTFAKGTKAVGEALADSSDTYSVIGGGDSAAAVEKFGMADKMSHISTGGGASLEFMEGKELPGVVALSEK; from the coding sequence ATGAACAAGAAAACACTTCATGATTATGAATTTAAAGGGAAGACGGTATTTTGTCGGGTTGATTTTAATGTTCCAATGAAAGATGGCGTCATTACGGATGTTACTCGTATAAAAGCGGCAATTCCAACAATCAAATACTTAAGCGAACAAGGTGCACGCGTATTGCTTGCAAGTCATCTTGGTCGTCCAAAAGGCGAAGTAGTTGAAGAGCTTCGTTTAGCACCGGTTGCTACACGTCTTGGAGAACTTTTAGGAAAAGAAGTGCACGCGATTAAAGAAGCACACGGAACTATTGCTAAAGAAGCTGCTGCAGCACTTCAAGATGGTGAAGTGGCTTTACTCGAAAACGTGCGTTTTTATGCAGGCGAAGAAAAAAATGATGGTGAGTTAGCAAAAGCTTTTGCTAGTCTTGCTGATATTTATGTGAATGATGCATTCGGTGCAGCTCACCGAGCTCACGCATCAACAGAAGGAATTGCACATCATCTTCCTTCAGCTGCTGGTTTCTTAATGGAAAAAGAGTTAGATGTTCTTGGGAAAGCACTTGAAAATCCAGAACGCCCTTTCACAGCAGTAATTGGTGGAGCAAAAGTAAAAGACAAAATTGGTGTAATTGATAACCTGTTAGAAAAGGTTGATAACCTCATTATTGGTGGTGGACTTGCTTATACATTTGTAAAGGCACAAGGCTATGAGGTTGGAAAATCTCTTTTAGAAGAAGATAAAATTGACTTAGCAAAGACGTTTATGCAGAAAGCAAAAGATAAAGGTGTTAATTTCTATATGCCTGAAGATGTTGTTGTAGCAGACGATTTCTCTGACGATGCTAATACAAAAGAGGTAGCAATTACAGATATTCCTTCTGACTGGGAAGCTCTTGATATTGGACCTAAAACACGTGAAACATATGCAAAGGTCTTAAAGGAATCCAAGCTTGTTATATGGAACGGACCAATGGGCGTATTTGAATTAGATACGTTTGCAAAAGGTACAAAAGCAGTTGGTGAAGCCCTTGCAGACTCTAGTGACACGTATTCTGTCATTGGTGGCGGTGATTCTGCTGCAGCGGTTGAGAAGTTTGGAATGGCAGATAAAATGAGTCATATTTCTACTGGGGGCGGAGCGAGCCTTGAGTTCATGGAAGGTAAAGAACTTCCTGGTGTTGTAGCGCTATCAGAAAAATAA